TGTTCGTGGTCGGCGTGCAGGATGAGCAGGGTGTTGAGGGCTTCTTCCAACACCGGTGAGACCTGATACTCCTCGGCGGGAACCGCGAACATCATGCGCAAGAAGTTGGCGGGCCAGGACAGGTCGTTGCGCGGATAGATGAAAGGCTGCCCGATGGACTTCTTGTAGGAGAAAGCGGCCAAGGTCTTGCTCTTGGCCAGAATGCGGACGATGTTCATGTCCAACTCTTCGTCGCTTTCCGGATAGAACGACGAGAGGCTTGCCACCATGGCGGCCATGATCGCCATCGGGTGGGCACCGGGCGGGTACCCTTCGTAGAACTTCTTCATGTCCTCGTGCAGCAGCGTGTGCATCGTCATCTGCTGACGGAACGTGGCGAGTTGCTCCGCGTTGGGGCGGTCCCCGTAGATCAGCATGTAGCAGACCTCGGTGAACCGGGCGCGGGTCGCGATCTCTTCGATGGGGTAGCCGCGGTAGCGAAGGATCCCCTTCTCACCGTCGATGAAAGTGATCGAACTCTGGCAGCTACCGGTGTTGCCGTAGCCTGGATCCAGCGTGATGAGGCCGGAGTCCTTGCGCAAGTTGCGGATGTCAATTGCCGCTTCACCCTCGCTGCCGACGATGACGGGCAGTTCGTACTCTTTGCCTTCGTAGACGAGTTTTGCA
This genomic stretch from Polyangiaceae bacterium harbors:
- a CDS encoding citrate synthase translates to MATAKLVYEGKEYELPVIVGSEGEAAIDIRNLRKDSGLITLDPGYGNTGSCQSSITFIDGEKGILRYRGYPIEEIATRARFTEVCYMLIYGDRPNAEQLATFRQQMTMHTLLHEDMKKFYEGYPPGAHPMAIMAAMVASLSSFYPESDEELDMNIVRILAKSKTLAAFSYKKSIGQPFIYPRNDLSWPANFLRMMFAVPAEEYQVSPVLEEALNTLLILHADHEQNCSTSTMRMVGSSGANLFASLSSSVCALWGPLHGGANQAVIEMLETIQAQGGDYKKFLERVKSGDAGARLMGFGHRVYKNFDPRATLLKTAADRIFNELGIKDPLLDLAKGLEEAALKEDYFVQRKLYPNVDFYSGIIYRAMGIPTEMFTVMFALGRIPGWIAHWMEQRRDKTGRIHRPRQVYTGANQRTFEDRGTKKL